In Cyanobacteria bacterium FACHB-DQ100, the DNA window TCCAGAAGCTTGGCAAATATCCCACGTAGAACAACCCCATGATCGAAGCGGAAATATCCGCGATCGTGGCGAATTTTGGCTGAAACAACAGATAGAAACAGATCAAAGTTCCTGCAACCGGGAAGATTGCATCTGCTAGGGCGGGATTGAGATTCGAGATGAAGACAAGAATTTGCGTCACTACAAGCGTTGTTTTCACAGCGGGAGCGATTCCCTTAGCGCGGACAAGCTCAAAATACTCTAACTGTCCGAGGTAAATAATCACCGCAAAAAACGCAGTGAAATACCAGCCGCCCAGTAAGAACATTACTAAAGCGACGACGATCGCAACAAAGCCACTGAGAATGCGAGACCAAGGCATAAGATTTTCAGCGTTCACGATAGAAACTTGGTCTAACTGTCCCTTTCTCAACCCGCTCTTGGGGTTTGTCCTACTTCAAAGTTAGAGTCAGGTTAAGAAGGTTAAGCGTCATTTGGATCACTTTATCAGAGTGCAGCATGAAATTTCATTCGAGCTTTTCGCCACTGAGAACGAAGATCGGATCGACGGCGACAAAGGATTGACTCGTACCGCGAGTTTCAAGCCGATTAATCGCGGATTGCACCACTTCAATATTCCGGGCATGAAGTTCAGCAAAGCTTTCTGAAATTTTATAGAGGTTCTCTAAGCTTGCAGCAGTCGCTACAATGCGCCCTTGAGGTCTGAGTAAATGCCACACTTCCGCCAGGATTGCTTTGATCGATCGACCCCCTTCAATACACACGCGATCGGGCATCTGTTTGAGATTCTTTAAACATTCGGGGGCACTGCCTTCGATGATTTCAACATTTTTTACTCCGAACCGATCGCAGTTACGCTGAATCAAGGCTGCCACTTCTTCATCTCGCTCGATCGCGACAATTTGACCCTGCGGACACAATAATCCCGCTTCGACGGGAATGGTTCCGGTTCCGGCTCCGATGTCCCATAAGACAGAATCCGGTCGGAGTCGAAGTTGGCAAAGCAGCAGTAGACGGATTTCACGCTGACTCATGGGAATTCCGGGTAAGCTCTCAAACAACTCGTCAGGAATTCCAGGTGTGACATAAGACCAGAGCGGGGAAGCCATACAAAACTTAGCGGAACAGGGGCATCTCTCTATTGTGATTCAGGAAACGACTTTTAACTGATTCAAGGTGGGATCGCTGCATCCACTGATAAAGCCGCCTGCGTTTAGAACAGATTGAAGAAGCACGATCGCATCTGCTGTAATTTGCTCGCCCGGTAGCAGGACTGGAATTCCGGGCGGGTAGGGACAGATTAATTCGGCGCTAACTTGGTCGATCGCTTGCTCTAGTGGCAGAAATCGAGACGGAGCGAAAAAGGCTTCACG includes these proteins:
- the cbiT gene encoding precorrin-6Y C5,15-methyltransferase subunit CbiT — protein: MASPLWSYVTPGIPDELFESLPGIPMSQREIRLLLLCQLRLRPDSVLWDIGAGTGTIPVEAGLLCPQGQIVAIERDEEVAALIQRNCDRFGVKNVEIIEGSAPECLKNLKQMPDRVCIEGGRSIKAILAEVWHLLRPQGRIVATAASLENLYKISESFAELHARNIEVVQSAINRLETRGTSQSFVAVDPIFVLSGEKLE